AGCAGGACTAGTGGCCTTGTCCCTCAGAATTCCAAAGTTGATCGATGATGGAATCATTGACAAAGATGGTAAGATCCTTCCGTGTTTAATCCATTGGAAAATATTCATGTCCTTCAATTTTGTTCTCACTTCTCTAGTTCTGTTTTTGTTCTCACTTCTCTAGTTCTGTTTTTGTTCCAGGAACTCCAGTCAAAAAGCAGATGATTCAATTAGCTCCAGGCATGCCCTCATTCAACAGTGCAAACTTTGTTTGGGCATGCATTGGTGGGTCAAGCACACGGGAATTCATCTTTAATCTTATGGTTGAAAACAATGAATATCTAAAAAAGGCAGAGTACATGATTTGCAACTCAACATTTGACCTTGAACCTGTTGCATTCACCTTGGTTCCACAACTTCTTCCAATAGGGCCACTTTTAGCCAGCAGTTGCCTAGGAAATTCAGCAGGATACTTTTGGCCAGAAGACTCAACTTGCTTGAAATGGCTTGGCCGACAGGCACCCCAATCAGTCATTTATGTTGCATTTGGCAGCTTCACAGTTTTTGACCAGACCCAATTTCAAGAGTTAGCTCTAGGACTTGAAATCACCAACAGACCATTCCTGTGGGTTGTGCGGCCAGATATTACTGATGATGCAAATAAGGCCTACCCAAAAGGCTTTAAAGAAAGGGTCACTGCACGTGGCCAAATGATAGGCTGGGCACCTCAACAGAAGGTTCTAAGTCACCCTTCCATTGCCTGCTTCTTGAGCCATTGCGGTTGGAATTCCACCGTGGAGAGTGTAAGCAATGGGGTCCCTATCTTGTGCTGGCCATACTTTGCTGACCAATTCCTCAATGAGAGCTACATTTGTGATGTTTGGAAGGTGGGATTGAAgtttaacaaaaacaacaatgGGATCATCACAAGAGAAGAAATCAAGAACAAGGTGGATAAAGTACTTGGAGaagaaaattacaaagaaaGAGTTTTGAAACTCAAGGAAATAGCCTTGAATAGTGTCAGAGAAGGTGGTCAGTCCAACAAGAATTTTAAGAATTTCCTGGAATGGGTCCAGGAATGACATAATAGTCATACTTTGCACAATGTAACAATTTCTTCTACTTTCTGATAAAATCAAAAAGATCAATTGCCATATATTCCAATTGAGGGTTTTTAAAAAGTGTTTGTTGAGTAGGAAGTCTCAAAATGACATATCTCCTGAACAATATGTCTTTGCCATACATCCAAAAATAATCAGCAATGAAGGGTGAAACTCTAAAAGTGATTTGAGAAACAGCATAACAGagaaatgaaaatacaaaaaggaaACTAAAACTATGTCTACTCAGGACTTCCAAGCATTTTACTATTTGTTTGCTCATTTTCTTGCTTTGTAgaacttataatatatattattagggAGTGGTTTTGTAGGATCTTCCGTGGAGTTTTTGAACAATTAAAAGGTCTTCATATTGGTCCCATCTTGGAAATGGcaatagcaaagaaaaaatattgaagaagGATGGATACATATGCATCATGTCAGTTTTGGTCCAAATTCATAAGGAAATCAACTTTGTTGGATGGTTCAACATTGATAAAGACTTGACAGTAGGCCAGAAAAACATCATAATTGTTTCAACTTTTGACTTAGAAGGTTCAAacaattttggataaaaaaataaatcttaagttATAACAACTGGACTCCAGATTTTAAGTTGGTAGGtgaaaattatgttaatttctGGGAAACTTTGTCATAAAGATGGATTATATCACACATTTTTATGTACTGGCTATGAATCATTACAGTCACTAGTTGCATACCTAAATTCAACAACTGCTAAAgaatatgagtttgaaaaacttgGAAATTTGAGGACAACATGGTGGTGCTGATGAAATGACAGTGCTAAATATGACAAGTTTAGCAGAAAATTTGCAGCAACCCATATGAGACTTATGAGGTACAGTGGTCACAGTCACTCAGATCCTTGTgtttgatattgaaaatgtAAACAactcaaaaaatgattaaaaatggGAGACAAGAGCTCCTAAAATTTTGGCTTTTGCACGTGGTTGTCTTGACACAGAGAGTGAAATTTGTCAAGATGGATTTCAGTACTGAGATATTATGTAAAGAGCTAGCATTATTtcagaaaaagcaaaaaaaaaaaaaaatgcccaCATAATTCAGTTCATGTCATCTCTCCCATACTTTCATACTCAAACATCACAATGGCTTTGCTGTGAAAAAGcctgccaccaccaccacctcatTTGCATTACATGACATTGCATATGCCAATAATCATTTAACCTCCACACCAAAAATAACAGCCAGTCAGAGTTTCATTCAATTAATACATTGTAATTGTGGAAAATATTGCCCTCCTATGTGTTTCTCAATTGGGTTGTTGAGAAAATAAGTGTCACATCATCCCACATCATTAATGGACCAAAGACTGAATCAATTTACAAGTTTTAAATCTAATAAACTTGAATCAATATAGATTAGTACAGTGATGCTTCGCTAAACTACTCAAACATGGTAATGTTCCCAAAATAGAAACATATCATGATCCTAATCAATGATATAACACTTCTTATCTCAGTGCTTTCTTGCTGGGCTCTTGAGCTTTGGCTAACTCTGTTCATTCCCTTTAACTTGAAGACTTCTCTATAACAGCTGGTCCAACAGCCTGACTAAGATTAGATGCCCACAAgctattcaataatataatgtaTTAATTAACATGACTTTGTTAgaaagatgataataataagAGGGGAAAAGAGGtcaaattgaagagaaaaaatgagtCCAGATTCATCATTCAATGTTTGATCTATTTCTGGCAAAAAGGAAGCTTAtacttgtattttttaaatcaaactttttgtttgtattctcagttttcaaattaatctaaaaaacTGAAACTTTAGCCAGCTGCCTGCAAAGTGGTTTAAGATATTCTattaagttcaaattcaacCCAGGATAATAAAGAGCCTGTAACAACCTTTAACATCCCAATGCAACACCGGGATTCTTCTTCTGATCATCCATCCATTCCATTCCCAGAAATCAAATTTTTCGAGACAAAACAAGCCCGGAAAAATATTAAAGCCCCAAAATAGTTGAATATACCAAAAATTGTTGTCCCAGTTGACAGAAATCACTTTAAATGAAcaaaggaaaagataaaaatctgtgaataattctttttttttcttcattgatGATAATGAGAAAAGagtaattgattaataaattaaactataatacAAGAACATCTTCTTCTTGGGAAGATCCATAGAGCTGAATCAAACTTTGCAAAATGAGGACCCGAGTCCTGAGAAGGATGATATAATCAGCTGTTTTTTGGAACAGCTGGTCAGCTTTAATTGTCCCATCATCACAACAATGGTTATCGCCATCTCCATTGTCGCAAGGAATGAGGTTCTTCAAAGTCTCGAGCTTGTCCGAGACCTTGCCATTTGTCAGCACTCTCTTCTTGCTGCTGCAATGGCCTTGGCCATGGTCAATACCACTATGagctcttcctcttcttcttcttttcagtGTGGTTCTTGCTCTTAAAGCTCTCGCTCTCCTTGTTTGCACCCTTCTTAGCGAAGAGGGTTTGAGGAAAGAAACGTTTTTTCTGGTTCTCATTGTGAGAAccgagaaagaaagagagagagcagAGTGAATGGAAGAACGAGAATGAGAATGTTGTATGGAAAAAGAGACGGGGATGGTGGGTTTAAGTAAGGGTGGGTTGAAGATTTGCCCTTTAATTTTCTGATTATTACTATTCTGCCACTTTTCGTTTTTTTCTGTCTtcttattttattcttctttttccttttcttaaaaataaataaataatatttgtgtttttattattCCCATTGCTTGGGAAAATATCTTGAAGAGGtcatgaataattaatttttagttttaaatttttattcaagttgtttgaagaaaatgTATCTTATGTAGACTCGTTTTGAAAATTctcattaaattattaaaaatttttatgatgtTGTCAAAAATCGTTATACATTATCAACCAATTAATGAgggtttttaataatttataaaaaatgtggatgtttgtaataaataatctcacaaaatatacaaaattaatctttttttatttttttatcaagtaAGTAATTTCTGatatccaaatatttatttcatatttgtatCCTCCAAACCACCCTATTCTTCAATTTTGATCTCGTTTCTCTCCTAGTGTTACCATACTTGTGATGTAAACAATGACTCATAAATTCAAgtataaacccaaaaaaaaaaaactcatccaAATTAGTATTACACaaattacaagaaaatatagaagaaaatttatctaattatataataatatattattatattacataacTTAGTATTTATTATCAATGCACATAGTTTGATTGTTTTTAAGTACCCATTtcataaaatgttaagaaaattgaaattttttaccaTAATGTTGAAGGTAATATGatgggaaaagaaaaataaataaataggaGGCAGGCTTTATAAATGGTGGGTTTGGTTTGGGTGAAAGTAGGAGAGGGCAAAAGAGTAATTAAACAAAAGATGAGAGGCAGTAAATAGAGATTGTTGGGGTGggggtggaggtggaggtggaggtggaggtggaggtggagatGGTAGAGGTGGTTCAGGTGAAGGTGGTGGCTTCCCAAAAGGGTGCATGTGAAGGTGAAATGGACCAGCAAAGCAAAGGGGTGAaatggaagagagagagagcacaTGGGAAGGCACATGCATGGTGATGAGAAATAAGGGCATGTGAGAAAGGTGAGAGAGACAGTGAAGCAGCAGCATCAAATGTACAACATGTTCTGCACATTCCCTGCATGCAACTGAATCCGTCCCATCAATTGCCCCTGCCCTGCCACTGCCTCTGTCTCTGTCTTCCCTCCACTACTCTCCTCTTTTTCCTCACTCTCTTAATGTATATTTTCCAACATATTATTACCCATATTCAACTTCactcattttcattatttcatgTGTAAGATCAAATATCATTTAAGTTGATAGTATCGTAGAAATAATCAATAGGGTCATTAGAGTTGAACTCAAATAGCATCAGCTCGATTCAatattcagtttgatttaagtcaaatccaaattgaaatttcagtttgataatttgattcaaattcgatttgaatctcaTTTAGAGATACTATTTATCCTATCTGGCATAATTCATCTCAAagtattactatttattttatcgatatCACTATTTATCTTAGCTCAATCGAACTCACACACAAGTTAGTCATTTAAGATTtcagtcaaactcaagtttcaCCATATATAGGCTTAACTCAGCTCAAATCCAGcctttacaataatattttatacactAACAATAGATATGAATACgagtataaatattgatttgtcatcatatgaataattgattttgaattataaataaaataacacataatcatttGATAACATGTCAGCATCTGTACCAGTATTTATActcattgtttgtatatatattgttactcttatcaaaattttatttaaaaaaattaaaatgaacccGCTTGTAATATggttaatgtaatatttttgtGATCTTTTACgttatttctattattaaacGTGATATGAATTTATGTTTAGTGTAATCTATGAGAATACCATACtgatattatgataaaattaagaaatcttCGCATTTGCTGAAATACACTATGAAATTATAATAcgatatcaaattattaaacgaacgattttaaaaatgattgaaTAGTATTAATTGATCATGTTGATTAAGTGGATGTTAcatgtaattaaaatatgatagaGCATGATATGTTTGTCTCCCTTGGGAGacatttttccttcattttcttgCAAAACCctaaatcatatttaatcatttaataatcaCAAAATCAAGTTGTCTAGTAGAAATATAATGAGATTATGTCTTGATCTGATACACATGTGTTGCACTTGGTTTTGAAGCTATTAATATAGTACAATGAGGCATGTGTGACAAGTGCATGTGAgcatattttgattaatttttgtttaattcaagTTGGGAAAATCTTTTcccaagaaaatataaataaggttaaaattttcttgGAAAAGTTGTCTTTTTCCGGGAAGCCTCAAATGTGGATAATCTTACCTTGGacaattcatcattttttaatggATTATATTAGTTTGGTAATCTAAAAAGGAAAAGGGTATCCCTTGATAGGTTTAACTTTTGTTCAACTACAAAAGACATGCACAAAAGCAAAcaattaatagttttattgtttatagtGGAAAAATCTACTCAACATGACTATTGAGTCATTGATTTCTATCTAATTAGTATTTATAATGAGTACTAATTtgagtattaataataatatatcatcaagtaattagataaatatgaattaagaataaaataatactcaatcagataatgacacatcattttttaacccaaatttGTAAGTATTATCGATTAAGGATAAATTATATCTTGTACCACTTATCAATGCGAAATTATCAACTAGTATTATatagagttaaatttgaattgagctaaCTTCGAACAAGTGTTATCTCAAGCTTCACTTGAATCTAGAACAGCAAGCTTAAGTTCGACTTTAAGCTCGAGTCAACTTGAATGGTGCACAATGATGTTGGAGAAGATGACAAGTCATTggatgaaaagaagaaaaagaattgaaagagaaaaaaagttccAATGAAGAATCGACAATGAGtcctcaaacttgagttaagtTGTCAAGCTAGATCTTCAACATAAGCCTCAAGTTCAACTCATTTGTAATGAACAAAGATTTGAGTCCAAACTAGTTTAACTCAGATCCATCTCTAATAttacgcaaaaaaaaaaaaaaaatcaattatcaacactaatacaattttataaacatttgGGGTGCGATA
The genomic region above belongs to Mangifera indica cultivar Alphonso chromosome 15, CATAS_Mindica_2.1, whole genome shotgun sequence and contains:
- the LOC123197190 gene encoding UDP-glycosyltransferase 83A1-like; this translates as MCSPHVVALPYPAQGHVIPLLELSQCLVKHGFRVTFVNTEFNHKRVLNALAEKHAIGDQIHLVSIPDGLELDENRNDLGKLSEAMLRVMPGKLEKLIADINLVKDDKVTCLIADGSAAWAIELAEKMKIKRVAFWPPAAGLVALSLRIPKLIDDGIIDKDGTPVKKQMIQLAPGMPSFNSANFVWACIGGSSTREFIFNLMVENNEYLKKAEYMICNSTFDLEPVAFTLVPQLLPIGPLLASSCLGNSAGYFWPEDSTCLKWLGRQAPQSVIYVAFGSFTVFDQTQFQELALGLEITNRPFLWVVRPDITDDANKAYPKGFKERVTARGQMIGWAPQQKVLSHPSIACFLSHCGWNSTVESVSNGVPILCWPYFADQFLNESYICDVWKVGLKFNKNNNGIITREEIKNKVDKVLGEENYKERVLKLKEIALNSVREGGQSNKNFKNFLEWVQE